A genomic stretch from Pectinophora gossypiella chromosome 13, ilPecGoss1.1, whole genome shotgun sequence includes:
- the LOC126371766 gene encoding CTD nuclear envelope phosphatase 1 homolog, whose amino-acid sequence MLKQLQMGLRAFMLIASKVWSCFCYMFKKQYRALAQYQSVKYEIYPLSPVSRHRLSLVKRKMLVLDLDETLIHSHHDAMLRPTVKPGTPPDFVLKVTIDKHPVRFFVHKRPHVDYFLDIVSQWYELVVFTASMEIYGAAVADKLDNGRGILRRRFYRQHCTAEHGSYTKNLSSICDDLNRVFILDNSPGAYRDFPDNAIPIKSWFSDPLDVALLNLLPVLDALRFTHDVRSVLSRNLHLHRLW is encoded by the exons ATGCTGAAACAATTGCAAATGGGCCTTCGCGCGTTCATGCTCATTGCATCTAAAGTATGGAgttgtttttgttatatgtttAAGAAGCAATATCGAGCG TTGGCTCAATACCAATCTGTCAAGTATGAGATATACCCACTGTCGCCCGTATCTAGACACAGGCTGA GTTTAGTCAAAAGAAAAATGCTGGTCTTAGACTTAGATGAGACGTTAATTCATTCGCATCACGATGCAATGTTGCGGCCGACAGTGAAGCCTGGGACGCCACCAGACTTCGTGCTAAAAGTCACTATAGACAAGCATCCGGTCAGATTCTTTGTGCATAAACGGCCGCATGTCGATTACTTTTTGGAcata GTGTCCCAGTGGTACGAGCTGGTGGTGTTCACGGCGTCGATGGAGATCTACGGCGCGGCGGTGGCTGATAAGCTGGACAACGGCCGCGGGATCCTGCGGCGGCGGTTCTACAG ACAACACTGCACGGCCGAGCACGGGTCGTACACAAAGAACCTGTCGTCGATATGCGACGACCTTAACAGGGTTTTCATCCTCGACAACTCGCCGGGGGCCTACCGGGATTTCCCAG ATAACGCGATACCAATAAAGTCGTGGTTCTCGGACCCGCTGGACGTGGCGCTGCTCAACCTGTTGCCGGTGCTGGACGCGCTGCGGTTCACGCACGACGTGCGCTCAGTGCTCTCTCGCAACCTGCACCTGCACCGCCTCTGGTAG
- the LOC126371738 gene encoding AP-2 complex subunit mu isoform X1: MIGGLFVYNHKGEVLISRVYRDDIGRNAVDAFRVNVIHARQQVRSPVTNIARTSFFHIKRANIWIAAVTKQNVNAAMVFEFLLKIIDVMQSYFGKISEENIKNNFVLIYELLDEILDFGYPQNSDTGVLKTFITQQGIKSASKEEQAQITSQVTGQIGWRREGIKYRRNELFLDVLEYVNLLMSPQGQVLSAHVAGKVVMKSYLSGMPECKFGINDKIVMEAKGKGNEMSFSGGISGNTDSDPARSGKPVVVIDDCQFHQCVKLSKFETEHSISFIPPDGEFELMRYRTTKDISLPFRVIPLVREVGRTKMEVKVVLKSNFKPSLLGQKIEVKIPTPLNTSGVQLICLKGKAKYKASENAIVWKIKRMAGMKETQLSAEIELLETDTKKKWTRPPISMGFEVPFAPSGFKVRYLKVFEPKLNYSDHDVIKWVRYIGRSGLYETRC; the protein is encoded by the exons ATGATCGGGGGCCTATTTGTCTACAACCACAAAGGCGAGGTCCTGATCTCCCGTGTGTACCGGGATGACATTGGACGGAATGCCGTGGATGCGTTCAGGGTGAACGTCATCCATGCACGACAGCAAGTACGGTCACCTGTCACCAACATTGCTCGGACATCTTTCTTTCACATcaag CGAGCGAACATCTGGATAGCAGCGGTGACCAAGCAGAATGTGAATGCTGCCATGGTCTTTGAGTTCCTCCTCAAGATCATCGACGTGATGCAGTCGTACTTCGGCAAGATCTCCGAGGAGAACATCAAGAACAACTTTGTACTCATCTATGAGTTGCTTGATG AGATCCTCGACTTCGGGTATCCACAGAACTCGGACACGGGCGTGTTGAAGACCTTCATCACCCAGCAGGGCATCAAGTCTGCCTCCAAGGAGGAACAGGCTCAGATCACGTCACAG GTGACTGGACAAATCGGGTGGCGACGCGAGGGCATCAAGTACCGGCGTAATGAGCTGTTCCTGGATGTGCTGGAGTATGTCAACTTGCTCATGTCCCCACAGG GACAAGTGCTCTCCGCCCACGTGGCCGGTAAGGTAGTAATGAAGTCCTACCTCTCAGGAATGCCGGAGTGCAAGTTCGGTATCAACGACAAGATCGTCATGGAGGCCAAGGGAAAGGGAAATG AAATGTCGTTCTCAGGCGGAATATCAGGCAACACTGACAGCGATCCAGCGCGATCCGGCAAACCAGTAGTCGTGATAGACGACTGCCAGTTCCACCAGTGCGTCAAGCTCAGCAAGTTCGAGACGGAGCACTCTATCTCCTTCATACCGCCTGATGGGGAGTTCGAGCTCATGAG ATATCGTACGACAAAGGACATCTCCCTTCCGTTCCGCGTGATCCCTCTAGTACGAGAGGTCGGCCGCACCAAGATGGAAGTGAAGGTGGTGCTCAAGAGCAACTTTAAACCCTCGCTACTTGGGCAGAAGATCGAAGTTAAGATCCCCACGCCGCTAAATACGAGTGGAGTCCAGCTGATCTGTCTCAAAGGCAAAGCCAAGTATAAGGCTTCTGAGAACGCTATCGTTTGGAA AATCAAGCGCATGGCTGGCATGAAAGAGACTCAGCTATCAGCGGAGATCGAGCTGCTGGAAACGGACACCAAGAAGAAGTGGACGCGTCCGCCTATCTCCATGGGCTTCGAGGTGCCTTTTGCGCCCTCTGGCTTCAAG GTGCGCTACCTGAAAGTGTTCGAGCCGAAGCTGAACTACTCGGATCATGACGTCATCAAATGGGTACGCTACATCGGCCGCTCCGGACTCTACGAGACCAGATGCTAA
- the LOC126371738 gene encoding AP-2 complex subunit mu isoform X2, which translates to MIGGLFVYNHKGEVLISRVYRDDIGRNAVDAFRVNVIHARQQVRSPVTNIARTSFFHIKRANIWIAAVTKQNVNAAMVFEFLLKIIDVMQSYFGKISEENIKNNFVLIYELLDEILDFGYPQNSDTGVLKTFITQQGIKSASKEEQAQITSQVTGQIGWRREGIKYRRNELFLDVLEYVNLLMSPQGQVLSAHVAGKVVMKSYLSGMPECKFGINDKIVMEAKGKGNGGISGNTDSDPARSGKPVVVIDDCQFHQCVKLSKFETEHSISFIPPDGEFELMRYRTTKDISLPFRVIPLVREVGRTKMEVKVVLKSNFKPSLLGQKIEVKIPTPLNTSGVQLICLKGKAKYKASENAIVWKIKRMAGMKETQLSAEIELLETDTKKKWTRPPISMGFEVPFAPSGFKVRYLKVFEPKLNYSDHDVIKWVRYIGRSGLYETRC; encoded by the exons ATGATCGGGGGCCTATTTGTCTACAACCACAAAGGCGAGGTCCTGATCTCCCGTGTGTACCGGGATGACATTGGACGGAATGCCGTGGATGCGTTCAGGGTGAACGTCATCCATGCACGACAGCAAGTACGGTCACCTGTCACCAACATTGCTCGGACATCTTTCTTTCACATcaag CGAGCGAACATCTGGATAGCAGCGGTGACCAAGCAGAATGTGAATGCTGCCATGGTCTTTGAGTTCCTCCTCAAGATCATCGACGTGATGCAGTCGTACTTCGGCAAGATCTCCGAGGAGAACATCAAGAACAACTTTGTACTCATCTATGAGTTGCTTGATG AGATCCTCGACTTCGGGTATCCACAGAACTCGGACACGGGCGTGTTGAAGACCTTCATCACCCAGCAGGGCATCAAGTCTGCCTCCAAGGAGGAACAGGCTCAGATCACGTCACAG GTGACTGGACAAATCGGGTGGCGACGCGAGGGCATCAAGTACCGGCGTAATGAGCTGTTCCTGGATGTGCTGGAGTATGTCAACTTGCTCATGTCCCCACAGG GACAAGTGCTCTCCGCCCACGTGGCCGGTAAGGTAGTAATGAAGTCCTACCTCTCAGGAATGCCGGAGTGCAAGTTCGGTATCAACGACAAGATCGTCATGGAGGCCAAGGGAAAGGGAAATG GCGGAATATCAGGCAACACTGACAGCGATCCAGCGCGATCCGGCAAACCAGTAGTCGTGATAGACGACTGCCAGTTCCACCAGTGCGTCAAGCTCAGCAAGTTCGAGACGGAGCACTCTATCTCCTTCATACCGCCTGATGGGGAGTTCGAGCTCATGAG ATATCGTACGACAAAGGACATCTCCCTTCCGTTCCGCGTGATCCCTCTAGTACGAGAGGTCGGCCGCACCAAGATGGAAGTGAAGGTGGTGCTCAAGAGCAACTTTAAACCCTCGCTACTTGGGCAGAAGATCGAAGTTAAGATCCCCACGCCGCTAAATACGAGTGGAGTCCAGCTGATCTGTCTCAAAGGCAAAGCCAAGTATAAGGCTTCTGAGAACGCTATCGTTTGGAA AATCAAGCGCATGGCTGGCATGAAAGAGACTCAGCTATCAGCGGAGATCGAGCTGCTGGAAACGGACACCAAGAAGAAGTGGACGCGTCCGCCTATCTCCATGGGCTTCGAGGTGCCTTTTGCGCCCTCTGGCTTCAAG GTGCGCTACCTGAAAGTGTTCGAGCCGAAGCTGAACTACTCGGATCATGACGTCATCAAATGGGTACGCTACATCGGCCGCTCCGGACTCTACGAGACCAGATGCTAA